The DNA window CGCCTGCGGGCCACAGCGCCGTCGAGCACGAACAGGGCGCCGCCGCGCAGGGCGTTGGTCGGGACGAGAAGAGCGCCGGGCTCGATCCGCACGATCGCGTTCACCTCCACGGTCATACCGATGCGCAAGGGCGTGTCCTGCGGCAGGGCCAGGTGGACGCGATAGGTCTTGGCGATGGGATCGCCCTTCGGAGTGACCGAATCGACCTTCGCGTCCAGGACCTGGTCCGGAAAGGCGTCCGCCTTGAGGACGGCGCGCTGGCCGACCGCCACGCGCGGGATGTCCTCCTCGTTCACGTCGGCCTCCACCTGCAGGGGCTTGGGCTCACCGACCCAGAACAGGATCGTCCCGGGCTCGGCCGCCTCTCCCACCTCGCCGTCCTGGCGCAGGACGACGCCGCTCATGGGAGCCCGCAGGACATAGGATTCGAGCCGGGTCTCCTGGCCGGCGATCAGGGCCTGGATCTGGCCGAGCTCGCTGCGGGCCCGGTCGAGAGCCTGATCGCTGGCGACCCGTCGTTCCACCAGGGCGGCGATCCGATCGTAATCGGCCATGGTCAGCTTCTGCCGCGCCTTCAGCTCCGCCAGGGTGGCCTCCGGCTGGCGGCTGTCGAGGCGGGCCAGAACCGCTCCGCGCTCCACCGACTCGCCCTCGCAATTGCACAGCTCGACGATCCGCTCGCGCAGGAGAGGCGCCACCTTGGCCCAGGTGCGCGGCTCCACGACCCCAGTGGCATAGACGATCTCGGCGGCGTCGCCACGCTTCGGCGACATCGTGGTGACCTCCTGCGGGCGGCTGAGGCGCCAAGAGGCCGCTGCAGCGGCCAGCAGCGCGAGCCCGAGGAAAAGAACGCGGGACATCGTCAAGGCATGATGCTCCGAAGGAGACCCTTGCCTATTATAGCTCAGACCCGGCCGCGACAGCGCAGCTTTCTCGACCCGGCTGCGGCTCGCCTTCCGTCGCGGAGCACTGGCAGGACCTCGGGCGGTTGCGGACCAGACGGCGGGCGCATGACGGGACGATCGAGAGAACTCTTGCATTTTTCGACGTGAATCGGTATATCTCTCACGTCAGCTCTGGTTGCAGCGTCAAGCTGCTGGTCGAGAGTGGGCCCCCCGGGGTCCGCTCTTTTTTATTGCTTGGACCCCGGGGCGTGCGGAGAGCCATGACAAACGAACGCGACAACCGACTGATCACCGAGAACGGCGTCGCCGCCCGGGTGGCGGCCATCGTCGAGCCGGTGATCGAGGATCTGGGCTTCAATCTCGTGCGGGTGCGGGTCAGCGGCCAGAACGGATGCACCGTCCAGATCATGGCCGAGAGGCCGGACGGCACCATGTCGGTGGCCGATTGCGAGACCGTGAGCCGGGCGATTTCGCCGGTTCTCGATCTCGAGGATCCCATCACCACGGCCTATCATCTGGAGATCTCCTCGCCGGGGATCGACCGCCCGCTGGTGCGCGTCAGCGATTTCGAGCGCTGGAGCGGCTACGAGGCCAAGGTGGAGATGGCCGTGCCGGTCGCCGGCCGCAAGCGCTACCGCGGCCTCCTCCGGGGTGTGGAGGACGGGATGCTCGTGATCGAGCTGCCGGACGTAAAGGAAGGTCTCGATCCGATCGCCCGGGTGCCCGTGACGGATCTCGGCGAGGCTCACCTCGTTCTCACCGACGAGCTGATCCGTGAATCGCTGCGCCGCGGAACGGCGCCGACCACGGACGATCTTGATGAAGACACGGATGTGGTCAATGCGCCCGACGAGACGCCGGACCCGTCCGATCAGACAAAACCGAACTAAGGAGCGACCTCGATGGCTATCAGCGCCAACAGGCTTGAACTCTTGCAGATCGCCGATGCGGTCGCGCGCGAGAAGGTGATCGACAAGCAGATCGTGCTCGACGCCATGGCGGATGCCATCGCCAAGGCGGCCCGGTCCCGCTACGGGGCCGAGACCGACATCCACGCGGAGATCAACCCGAAGACCGGCGAGCTGCGCCTCGCCCGCCACCTCCTGGTGGTCGACGACGGCGCGGTGGAGAACGATTCCCGCGAGATCACCCTGGCCGAGGCCCGCACCCGCCACAATCCGGCCGCCCAGGTGGGCGACGTGATCGCCGACACCCTGCCGCCCTTCGATTTCGGCCGCATCGCCGCCCAGTCGGCCAAGCAGGTGATCGTGCAGAAGGTGCGCGACGCCGAGCGCGACCGGCAGTATCAGGAATACAAGGACCGCATCGGCGAGGTCGTGAACGGCGCGGTCAAGCGCGTCGAATACGGCAACGTGATCGTCGATCTCGGCCGCGGCGAGGCGATCATCCGCCGCGACGAGCTCATCCCGCGAGAGACCTTCCGCCCGGGCGACCGCATCCGCGCCTATCTCTTCGACGTTCGCCGCGAAGCCCGCGGGCCGCAGATCTTCCTGTCGCGCACCCATCCGCAGTTCATGGCGAAGCTCTTCGCCTCCGAGGTGCCAGAGATCTACGACGGCATCGTGTCGGTGCAGGCGGTGGCCCGCGATCCCGGCTCCCGGGCCAAGATCGCCGTGACCTCGCGCGACAGCTCCATCGACCCGGTCGGCGCCTGCGTGGGCATGCGGGGCTCCCGCGTCCAGGCGGTGGTGGGCGAGCTGCAGGGCGAGAAGATCGACATCATCCCCTGGTCCCAGGACCAGGCGACCTTCATCGTCAACGCGCTCCAGCCTGCGGAAGTGGTCAAGGTGGTGCTCGACGAGGAGGCCGACCGCATCGAGGTGGTGGTGCCCGACGATCAGCTCTCGCTGGCCATCGGCCGCCGCGGCCAGAACGTGCGCCTCGCCTCGCAGCTCACCGGCTGGGACATCGACATTCTCACCGAAGCCGAGGAATCCGAGCGGCGCCAGAAGGAATTCGCCGAGCGCACCGAGCTGTTCATGAACGCTCTCGACGTGGACGAGGTCGTGGGCCAGCTGCTGGCCTCCGAGGGCTTCCGCTCCGTCGAGGAGATCGCCTACGTGGATGCCGGCGAGGTGGCCTCCATCGAGGGCTTCGACGAGGATACGGCCGCCGAGATCCAGAGCCGCGCGCAGGAATACCTCGCCCGCATCGAGGCCGAGAACGACGCCCGCCGCCAGGAACTGGGCGTCTCGGACGACCTGAAGGAGATCGACGGCGTCACAACTGCCATGATGGTGGCTCTGGGCGAGAACGACATCAAGAATGTCGAGGACCTGGCCGGCTGCGCCACCGACGATCTCGTCGGCTGGACGGAAGGCCGCGGCCCGGAGGCGACCCGCTACAAGGGTGCGCTCGACGGCTTCGACCTGTCCCGTGCGGACGCCGAGAACATGATCATGGCCGCCCGCGTGAAGGCCGGCTGGATCGAGCAGCCGGAAGAGACGGTGGAGACCGAGGGATTGGCCGAAGAGGCCGAGACCGAGGCTCAGCCGTCTTAACTGGGCCATGGTAAAGCGAGGTCAGCACCCGTGCCGCGGCATGAACCGGAGCGCACCTGCATCATCACCCGCGAGGCGAAAGGCCCCGCGGAGCTGATCCGCTTTGTCCTCGGGCCCGACCATCAGGTCGTCCCCGACCTCCGGCACAAGCTGCCGGGCCGCGGCGTCTGGGTCACGGCCCGGTTCGACATGGTGGAAGAAGCGGCCAAACGTCGCCTCTTCTCCCGGGCCTTCAAGGCCGAGGCCAAGGCCGCGGAGACCCTGGCCCTGGACATCGAGCGCATGCTCCGGGACGATCTGCGCCAGGGCCTGGCCCTCGCCAACAAGGCCGGCGCGGTGATCACCGGCTTCCACAAGGTCGAGTCGGCGATCACGGATAAGCCCATCGTTGCCCTTATTCATGCCGCAGAGGCGGCCGAAGATGGGCGAAGAAAATTGGCGAACCAGTTGCGAAAACGCCTCGGCGACGCAATATCTCACTTTCCGGTCATCCAAGAATTGTCGATCGACGAATTGGATTTGGCATTAGGCCGGTCACATGTGATACATGCTGCCCTCGTCGCGGGCGCTGGGAGCGACGGCTTTCTGAACCGCTGGCACCGTTACCGCTCCTATCGCGGCACCGATGCCGATCAAACTGGCCTCGAGAACGAGACCGGCGAACCCACGATTTTGAAACCCGCAGGAACTGAGGCGGAATGACTGATACGAAAAACCAGGGCGACAAGACTCTCCACGTGTCGTCCAAGACGCTTTCTCTGAAGCGACCCGTCGAACAGGGCGTGGTGCGCCAAAGCTTCTCCCATGGCCGGTCCAAGTCGGTCGTGGTGGAGACGGTCAAGCGTCGCCCTGCTGTCGGCCCCAGCCCCGGGGTCAAGGAAGACAGGCCCGCGCCTCAACAGGCCGCGGCCCCCGCGAGCGCGCCCAAGCCCGCCGCTGCCGCTCCAAAGCCGGCCGCTCCGGCCCCGAAGCCGGCTGCCCCGGCCCAGGGCGGCCGTCCGCAGCGCAGCGCCCCGAACACTCCCCGGTCCGGCGGCATGGTGCTGCAGACGCTCTCCGAGCAGGAGCGCGATGCGCGCATGAACGCGCTGGTCGACGCCCGCCGTCGCGACGAGGAAGACCGCAAGCGCCAGGCCGAAGAGGTAGCCCGCCGCGCCGAGCGCGAGGCTGCGGAAGCCAAGGAGCGTGAAGCGGCCGAAGCCCGCAAGCGCGAGGAGGACGAGCGCCGCCGTCAGGATGACGAGCGCAAGCGCCGCGCCGAGGACGAGGCGCGCCGTCGCCTGGGCGAAGAAGCTCCGCGCCCGTCGTCCGCACCGGCTCCTGCCGGTGCCGGCCGCGCGCCCGGCTCCGACCGGCCCCGGTCCGATGGACCCCGCCCTGCCGGCCGTTTCGATGGCCCGCGTACCGGTGGCCCGCGCTCGGATGGTCCCCGTCCCGGCGGCTTCGGCGGCCCGCGCAGCGGTGGCGGCACCATGGGTGGTCGTCCGCCGAGCCTGAACCATATGGCGCGCCCTGCCGCGCCGGTCGCGCCCGATCCGGAGACGGCAAAGCCGAACGTTCGCACGACCCCGCCCGTGGCTGCCCGCGCGGCCGTGGCGGATGACGAGGAAGGCGCCCGCACCATCCGCCGTCCCGGCATCGCCGCCAAGCCGGCGGCTCTGCCGAAGACGCCCAAGGTCGCTCCCGGCGAGGAAAAGCGCCGCGGCCGCCTGACTCTGGCCAATGCGACCTCGGGCGAGGACGAGCGTACCCGCTCGCTCGCCGCGTTCCGTCGCCGCAACCAGCGCCTCATGGGCCACCGTCAGGTGGAACAGAAGGAAAAGATCGCCCGCGAGGTGATCATTCCCGAGACGATCACGATCCAGGAACTGGCGAACCGCATGTCGGAGCGCGCCGTGGACGTGATCAAGATGCTGATGAAGCAAGGCCAGATGCACAAGATCACGGACGTGATCGATTCCGACTCAGCTCAGCTGATCGCGGAAGAGCTCGGCCATACGGTGAAGCGCGTTGCGGAATCGGACGTCGAGGAAGGCCTCTTCGACACGCCGGACACGGACGAGAACCTCTCGATCCGCCCGCCGGTGGTGACCATCATGGGCCACGTCGACCACGGCAAGACTTCGCTGCTCGACGCGATCCGCAAGACCAACGTGGTGTCCGGCGAGGCCGGCGGCATCACCCAGCATATCGGCGCCTATCAGGTGACCTCGCCGCTCGGCGGCAAGATCACGTTCATCGATACGCCGGGCCACGCGGCCTTCACGGCCATGCGTGCCCGCGGCGCCAAGGTGACGGACATCGTGGTGCTGGTGGTGGCGGCCGATGACGGCGTCATGCCGCAGACCGTCGAGGCGATCAACCACGCCCAGGCGGCCGGCGTGCCGCTGATCGTGGCGATCAACAAGGTGGACAAGCCCGACGCCAACCCGCAGCGGGTCCGGACCGAGCTGCTGCAGCACTCGATCGTGGTCGAGTCGATGGGCGGCGAGACCCTCGAGTTCGAGGTCTCGGCCAAGACCGGCCAGGGTCTCGAGACCCTGCTCGAAGGCCTCCAGCTCCAGGCCGAAATCCTCGAGCTCAAGGCCAACGCCGAACGGTCGGCGGAAGGCACTGTCATCGAGGCGAAGCTCGATCGCGGCCGCGGTCCCGTGGCGACCGTGCTGGTGCAGCGCGGCACGCTCCACACGGGCGACATCGTCGTGGCCGGCGCCGAGTGGGGCCGTGTGCGCGCCCTGATCAACGATCTCGGCGCCACCGTGAAGGAGGCCGGTCCCTCGGTTCCCGTCGAGGTTCTGGGCTTCAACGGCACGCCCGAGGCCGGCGACCGCGTCGCGGTGGTCGAGTCCGAAGCCCGTGCCCGCGAGGTCACCGAATACCGGACGCGCCAGAAGCGCGAGCGTCAGGCCGCCCGCATGGGCTCGGCCGGACGGACTCTCGTCGACATGATGCGCGACCTCAAGGCCGGAGCGGGCCGCAAGGAGTTCCCGCTCGTGGTCCGGGCGGACGTGCAGGGCTCGGCGGAGGCCATCGTCGGTGCGCTCGAGAAGGTCGGCAACGAGGAAGTGGCAGCCCGGATCGTCCAGGCGGGCGTCGGCGGCATCTCCGAGTCCGACGTCACCCTGGCGGAAGCCTCGGGGGCCATCATCCTGGCCTTCAACGTGCGCGCCCACAAGGAAGCCCGCGAGGCCGCCGAACGTGCCGGCATCGAGATCCGCTACTACAACATCATCTACGACCTCGTGGATGACGTGAAGGCGGCGATGTCCGGACTCCTGGCTCCGACCCTGCGCGAAGAGCGTCTCGGCGAGGCCCAGGTCCTCGAGGTGTTCAACGTGTCGAAGGTCGGCAAGATCGCCGGCTGCCGCGTCCTCGACGGCGTGGTCCAGCGCGGCGCCCATGTCCGCCTGATCCGCGACAACGTGGTGATCCACGAGGGCAGGCTCTCGCAGCTCAAGCGCTTCAAGGACGACGCCCGCGAGGTCACGTCGGGCCAGGAATGCGGCATGTCCTTCGAGAACTATCAGGACATGCGCGCCGGCGACCTCATCGAGTGCTACCGCGTGGAAGAGGTGAAGCGGACGCTGTAAGAAGCGCCCGACTTCGCCCCATCATCGCCCATCAATCCTCATGGCCGGGTCGCTCCCGGCCATGATCCCTTTTGACCGATCCGGTCCAATCCCGGAGAAGCACCCATGGCCAAACGTTTCGAACAATCCAGCGGACCCTCGCAGCGCCAGCAGCGCGTCGCGGAGCTGATCCGCCACGCCCTCGCCGAGGTCCTCTCGCGCGGGGACCTGCAGGACGACGTGCTGACGAGGAACGTCATCACCATCCCGGAAGTGCGCATGTCGCCCGACCTGAAGCTCGCGACCGCCTACGTCATGCCGCTCGGCGGGCGCGACGAGGACGCCGTGCTCAAGGCCCTCGACAAGAACAAGAAGCTGCTGCGCCAGGAGG is part of the Microvirga terrae genome and encodes:
- a CDS encoding efflux RND transporter periplasmic adaptor subunit — its product is MSRVLFLGLALLAAAAASWRLSRPQEVTTMSPKRGDAAEIVYATGVVEPRTWAKVAPLLRERIVELCNCEGESVERGAVLARLDSRQPEATLAELKARQKLTMADYDRIAALVERRVASDQALDRARSELGQIQALIAGQETRLESYVLRAPMSGVVLRQDGEVGEAAEPGTILFWVGEPKPLQVEADVNEEDIPRVAVGQRAVLKADAFPDQVLDAKVDSVTPKGDPIAKTYRVHLALPQDTPLRIGMTVEVNAIVRIEPGALLVPTNALRGGALFVLDGAVARRRDVTVGIRGASNSQIRQGLSDTDRVIAPFPDELADGTKVRERQG
- the rimP gene encoding ribosome maturation factor RimP; translation: MTNERDNRLITENGVAARVAAIVEPVIEDLGFNLVRVRVSGQNGCTVQIMAERPDGTMSVADCETVSRAISPVLDLEDPITTAYHLEISSPGIDRPLVRVSDFERWSGYEAKVEMAVPVAGRKRYRGLLRGVEDGMLVIELPDVKEGLDPIARVPVTDLGEAHLVLTDELIRESLRRGTAPTTDDLDEDTDVVNAPDETPDPSDQTKPN
- the nusA gene encoding transcription termination factor NusA codes for the protein MAISANRLELLQIADAVAREKVIDKQIVLDAMADAIAKAARSRYGAETDIHAEINPKTGELRLARHLLVVDDGAVENDSREITLAEARTRHNPAAQVGDVIADTLPPFDFGRIAAQSAKQVIVQKVRDAERDRQYQEYKDRIGEVVNGAVKRVEYGNVIVDLGRGEAIIRRDELIPRETFRPGDRIRAYLFDVRREARGPQIFLSRTHPQFMAKLFASEVPEIYDGIVSVQAVARDPGSRAKIAVTSRDSSIDPVGACVGMRGSRVQAVVGELQGEKIDIIPWSQDQATFIVNALQPAEVVKVVLDEEADRIEVVVPDDQLSLAIGRRGQNVRLASQLTGWDIDILTEAEESERRQKEFAERTELFMNALDVDEVVGQLLASEGFRSVEEIAYVDAGEVASIEGFDEDTAAEIQSRAQEYLARIEAENDARRQELGVSDDLKEIDGVTTAMMVALGENDIKNVEDLAGCATDDLVGWTEGRGPEATRYKGALDGFDLSRADAENMIMAARVKAGWIEQPEETVETEGLAEEAETEAQPS
- a CDS encoding RNA-binding protein, whose translation is MPRHEPERTCIITREAKGPAELIRFVLGPDHQVVPDLRHKLPGRGVWVTARFDMVEEAAKRRLFSRAFKAEAKAAETLALDIERMLRDDLRQGLALANKAGAVITGFHKVESAITDKPIVALIHAAEAAEDGRRKLANQLRKRLGDAISHFPVIQELSIDELDLALGRSHVIHAALVAGAGSDGFLNRWHRYRSYRGTDADQTGLENETGEPTILKPAGTEAE
- the infB gene encoding translation initiation factor IF-2, which translates into the protein MTDTKNQGDKTLHVSSKTLSLKRPVEQGVVRQSFSHGRSKSVVVETVKRRPAVGPSPGVKEDRPAPQQAAAPASAPKPAAAAPKPAAPAPKPAAPAQGGRPQRSAPNTPRSGGMVLQTLSEQERDARMNALVDARRRDEEDRKRQAEEVARRAEREAAEAKEREAAEARKREEDERRRQDDERKRRAEDEARRRLGEEAPRPSSAPAPAGAGRAPGSDRPRSDGPRPAGRFDGPRTGGPRSDGPRPGGFGGPRSGGGTMGGRPPSLNHMARPAAPVAPDPETAKPNVRTTPPVAARAAVADDEEGARTIRRPGIAAKPAALPKTPKVAPGEEKRRGRLTLANATSGEDERTRSLAAFRRRNQRLMGHRQVEQKEKIAREVIIPETITIQELANRMSERAVDVIKMLMKQGQMHKITDVIDSDSAQLIAEELGHTVKRVAESDVEEGLFDTPDTDENLSIRPPVVTIMGHVDHGKTSLLDAIRKTNVVSGEAGGITQHIGAYQVTSPLGGKITFIDTPGHAAFTAMRARGAKVTDIVVLVVAADDGVMPQTVEAINHAQAAGVPLIVAINKVDKPDANPQRVRTELLQHSIVVESMGGETLEFEVSAKTGQGLETLLEGLQLQAEILELKANAERSAEGTVIEAKLDRGRGPVATVLVQRGTLHTGDIVVAGAEWGRVRALINDLGATVKEAGPSVPVEVLGFNGTPEAGDRVAVVESEARAREVTEYRTRQKRERQAARMGSAGRTLVDMMRDLKAGAGRKEFPLVVRADVQGSAEAIVGALEKVGNEEVAARIVQAGVGGISESDVTLAEASGAIILAFNVRAHKEAREAAERAGIEIRYYNIIYDLVDDVKAAMSGLLAPTLREERLGEAQVLEVFNVSKVGKIAGCRVLDGVVQRGAHVRLIRDNVVIHEGRLSQLKRFKDDAREVTSGQECGMSFENYQDMRAGDLIECYRVEEVKRTL
- the rbfA gene encoding 30S ribosome-binding factor RbfA; translated protein: MAKRFEQSSGPSQRQQRVAELIRHALAEVLSRGDLQDDVLTRNVITIPEVRMSPDLKLATAYVMPLGGRDEDAVLKALDKNKKLLRQEVARRVNLKFAPDLRFRRDESFDEAARIDALLRSERVARDTVKPEPDPSDDSSE